A single genomic interval of Streptomyces graminofaciens harbors:
- a CDS encoding AfsR/SARP family transcriptional regulator, whose protein sequence is MELEFRLLGPVEAWHGGKTLRLGGPKPRALLAVLLLRAGQVVPADALVDVIWGDDPPDTARALVQTYVSALRRALPEEAADAIETRPPGYVLRPGVGRVDLAEFEALTGEARRAAADGDHEAAAQMLREGLRLWRGPALGGLGGALRGEAGRLEEARQAALEERIGAELEAGGHEAELVTELTALVGAHPTRERLRGQLMLGLYRLSRQADALAVYGEGRAVLADELGIDPGPELNALYEAILRADPALLGNAATAAETAEPTPRTVSLLPPAIGDFTGREEELTAVVEGLSGPREATPVVVVSGAAGVGKSALAVQAAHRVAAEYPDGQLYAELHGFSDPVPPGEILGRLLRALGADPPEDTAERCDLFRSLLAGRRILLVLDDAGGEAQVRPLLPGSSGCGVLVTSRSRLGGLVGARRTDLDVLDGVRGLELLTRITGPQRVREDPREEAAARRIVELCGGLPLALRIAGARLATRRHWTPSVLAERLADEHNRLDELSVGDLEVRASLGLSYQALDADARRVLRRLATLGSADVAVWTAAALADLPEDEAEEVVERLVDAQLLDCPGTDQLGQPRYRLHDLVRVYATERAEAEDPVADRTAAVGRALVAGLWLMDRVTEAAPSGAVILRQRLDGIGKPKGSAAAQAWEPYASDLHSPDPLPSVGPRTTRRALNDPYGWFDAEADALTTAVERAAAMGLHTLACEAAAALCSSSFAISNRFDAWWRSHDAALAAARRAEDRGGEALLTVGLGQLRYEQDRITEAQVYFRQAERILAELGDVRGRAAALGGLGIACREVGELREAQRVLADAATGFRQVGDDTGIGLTCRYAGSVLLELGDREGASVLLDESLGAYRRLGSKRGEALALRTLSLVHRSLDDYAEAARIADRALELLRPLGDPLMAAYALRAGAKARMRLGRTREAEAELGGILEVCRTHGDRFGEALTMRTLGECALAEGRLEEADQRLVTSVALWDVLGLPLNRARALRNLSTVREALGDTAGAAALRAEAMEVFTLCEARERLEPWPRV, encoded by the coding sequence GTGGAGCTGGAATTCCGACTGCTCGGCCCGGTCGAGGCATGGCACGGCGGGAAGACCCTGCGGCTGGGCGGGCCCAAGCCGCGGGCGCTGCTCGCCGTGCTGCTGCTGAGGGCCGGGCAGGTCGTGCCCGCCGACGCCCTGGTCGACGTGATCTGGGGGGACGATCCTCCGGACACCGCGCGGGCGCTGGTGCAGACGTATGTGTCGGCGCTGCGGCGGGCGTTGCCCGAGGAGGCGGCGGACGCGATCGAGACCCGGCCGCCGGGGTATGTGCTGCGGCCCGGGGTCGGCCGGGTCGATCTGGCGGAGTTCGAGGCGCTCACCGGTGAGGCTCGGCGGGCCGCCGCCGACGGGGACCACGAGGCCGCGGCCCAAATGCTCCGGGAGGGGCTGCGGCTGTGGCGGGGGCCCGCGCTCGGTGGGCTCGGGGGCGCGTTGCGGGGCGAGGCCGGGCGGCTGGAGGAGGCGCGGCAGGCGGCCCTGGAGGAACGTATCGGTGCCGAGCTGGAGGCCGGCGGGCACGAGGCCGAGCTGGTCACCGAGCTGACCGCGCTGGTCGGGGCGCATCCGACGCGGGAGCGGCTGCGCGGGCAGCTGATGCTCGGGCTGTACCGGCTGAGCCGGCAGGCGGACGCCCTCGCGGTGTACGGGGAGGGCCGGGCCGTGCTCGCCGACGAGCTGGGCATCGATCCGGGGCCGGAGCTGAACGCGCTGTACGAGGCGATCCTGCGGGCGGATCCGGCGCTGCTCGGCAATGCGGCGACCGCGGCCGAGACCGCCGAGCCGACCCCCCGGACCGTCTCCCTCCTCCCACCCGCCATCGGGGACTTCACCGGCCGCGAGGAGGAGCTGACGGCCGTCGTCGAGGGGTTGAGCGGGCCCCGGGAGGCGACGCCCGTGGTCGTGGTGTCGGGGGCGGCCGGGGTCGGCAAGTCCGCGCTCGCCGTGCAGGCCGCGCACCGGGTGGCGGCCGAGTACCCCGACGGGCAGCTCTACGCCGAACTGCACGGCTTCAGCGACCCGGTGCCGCCCGGCGAGATCCTCGGCCGGCTGCTGCGCGCGCTGGGCGCCGACCCGCCGGAGGACACGGCCGAGCGCTGCGACCTGTTCCGCAGCCTGCTCGCGGGCCGGCGGATCCTGCTGGTCCTCGACGACGCGGGCGGCGAGGCACAGGTGCGCCCGCTGCTGCCGGGAAGCTCCGGCTGCGGGGTGCTCGTCACCTCGCGGTCCCGGCTCGGCGGGCTGGTCGGCGCCCGGCGCACCGACCTCGACGTCCTGGACGGCGTACGGGGCCTTGAGCTGCTGACCCGGATCACCGGGCCGCAGCGGGTGCGGGAGGACCCGCGCGAGGAGGCCGCGGCGCGGCGGATCGTCGAGCTGTGCGGTGGTCTGCCGCTGGCCCTGCGGATCGCCGGTGCCCGGCTCGCGACCCGCCGCCACTGGACGCCCAGCGTGCTCGCCGAGCGCCTCGCCGACGAGCACAATCGCCTGGACGAGCTGTCGGTCGGCGACCTGGAGGTACGGGCGAGCCTCGGGCTGAGCTACCAGGCGCTGGACGCCGACGCCCGCCGGGTGCTGCGCCGCCTCGCCACGCTGGGCTCCGCCGATGTCGCCGTCTGGACGGCGGCCGCCCTCGCCGATCTGCCGGAGGACGAGGCGGAGGAGGTCGTGGAACGGCTCGTCGACGCCCAGCTCCTGGACTGCCCCGGCACGGACCAGCTGGGCCAGCCCCGCTACCGCCTGCACGACCTCGTCCGGGTGTACGCCACCGAGCGCGCCGAGGCCGAGGACCCGGTCGCCGACCGTACGGCCGCGGTGGGGCGCGCCCTGGTCGCCGGGCTGTGGCTGATGGACCGGGTGACGGAGGCGGCGCCGTCGGGTGCGGTGATCCTGCGGCAGCGGCTGGACGGCATCGGGAAACCGAAGGGGTCGGCCGCCGCACAGGCGTGGGAGCCGTACGCCTCCGATCTGCACAGCCCCGATCCGCTGCCTTCCGTCGGGCCACGGACCACCCGGCGGGCCCTGAACGACCCCTACGGGTGGTTCGACGCGGAGGCGGACGCGCTCACCACGGCTGTGGAGCGGGCCGCCGCGATGGGGCTGCACACGCTGGCCTGCGAGGCCGCGGCGGCGCTGTGCTCGTCCTCGTTCGCGATCAGCAACCGGTTCGACGCCTGGTGGCGCAGCCACGACGCGGCGCTGGCCGCCGCCCGGCGCGCCGAGGACCGCGGCGGCGAGGCCCTGCTGACCGTCGGCCTGGGACAGCTGCGCTACGAGCAGGACCGCATCACCGAGGCCCAGGTGTACTTCCGGCAGGCCGAGCGGATCCTCGCCGAACTGGGTGATGTGCGCGGCCGGGCCGCCGCCCTCGGAGGGCTGGGCATCGCCTGCCGCGAGGTGGGCGAACTGCGCGAGGCGCAGCGGGTGCTGGCCGACGCGGCCACCGGTTTCCGGCAGGTCGGCGACGACACCGGCATCGGGTTGACCTGCCGGTACGCCGGTTCCGTGCTGCTCGAACTCGGCGACCGGGAAGGGGCGTCGGTACTCCTCGACGAGTCGCTGGGGGCGTACCGCAGGCTGGGCAGCAAGCGCGGGGAGGCGCTCGCGCTGCGCACGCTCAGCCTGGTGCACCGCTCCTTGGACGACTACGCGGAGGCGGCGCGCATCGCGGACCGGGCGCTGGAGCTGCTGCGCCCCCTCGGCGATCCGCTGATGGCGGCGTACGCGCTGCGGGCCGGGGCGAAGGCGCGGATGCGGCTGGGCCGGACGCGGGAGGCGGAGGCGGAGCTGGGCGGGATCCTGGAGGTGTGCCGGACCCATGGGGACCGGTTCGGCGAGGCCCTGACCATGCGCACGCTCGGCGAGTGCGCGCTCGCCGAGGGCCGGTTGGAGGAGGCGGATCAGCGGCTGGTGACGTCCGTCGCCCTGTGGGACGTACTCGGGCTGCCGCTGAACCGGGCGCGTGCCCTACGGAATCTGTCGACCGTGCGGGAGGCGCTCGGCGACACCGCCGGGGCGGCCGCGCTGCGGGCCGAGGCGATGGAGGTGTTCACCCTCTGCGAGGCCCGCGAACGGCTCGAACCATGGCCGCGGGTGTGA
- the recO gene encoding DNA repair protein RecO: MSLFRDDGIVLRTQKLGEADRIITLLTRGHGRVRAVARGVRRTKSKFGARLEPFSHVDVQFFARGSELVGRGLPLCTQSETIAPYGGGIVTDYARYTAGTVMLETAERFTDHEGEPAVQQYLLLVGGLRTLARGEHAPHLVLDAFLLRSLAVNGYAPSFGDCAKCGLPGPNRFFSVAAGGSICVDCRVPGSVVPSAQTLALLGALLTGDWETADACEPRYVREGSGLVSAYLHWHLERGLRSLRYVEK, from the coding sequence ATGAGTCTGTTCCGCGACGACGGCATCGTGCTGCGCACCCAGAAGCTGGGTGAAGCGGATCGCATCATCACCTTGCTCACGCGTGGCCATGGGCGGGTGCGGGCCGTGGCCCGGGGTGTCAGGCGGACCAAGTCGAAGTTCGGGGCGCGGCTCGAACCCTTCTCCCATGTGGACGTGCAGTTCTTCGCGCGGGGGAGTGAGCTGGTGGGGCGTGGGCTGCCGCTCTGCACCCAGAGCGAGACCATCGCCCCGTACGGCGGCGGCATCGTCACCGACTACGCCCGCTACACCGCCGGCACGGTCATGCTGGAGACGGCCGAGCGGTTCACGGACCACGAGGGCGAGCCCGCGGTGCAGCAGTATCTGCTGCTCGTCGGCGGGCTGCGCACCCTCGCCCGCGGCGAGCACGCCCCGCACCTCGTGCTCGACGCCTTCCTGCTGCGCTCACTCGCCGTCAACGGGTACGCCCCGAGCTTCGGCGACTGCGCCAAGTGCGGGCTGCCCGGCCCCAACCGGTTCTTCTCGGTCGCGGCCGGCGGCTCCATCTGCGTCGACTGCCGGGTGCCCGGCAGCGTCGTACCCTCTGCGCAGACCCTGGCACTCCTCGGCGCGCTGCTGACGGGGGACTGGGAGACGGCGGACGCGTGCGAGCCGCGGTACGTCAGGGAGGGCAGCGGACTGGTCTCCGCGTACCTGCACTGGCATCTGGAGCGCGGACTGCGTTCCCTTCGTTACGTGGAAAAGTAA
- a CDS encoding isoprenyl transferase: MVVRGFLGRQRREYKAPEPHPSGARAPKLPGELVPEHVAIVMDGNGRWAKERGLPRTEGHKIGAERVLDVLQGSIEIGVRNISLYAFSTENWKRSPDEVRFLMNFNRDFIRKTRDQLDELGVRVRWVGRMPKLWKSVAKELQVAQEQTKGNDKLTLYFCMNYGGRAEIADAAQALAEDVKAGRLDPSKVNEKTLAKYLYYPDMPDVDLFLRPSGEQRTSNYLLWQSAYAEMVFQDVLWPDFDRRDLWRACIEFASRDRRFGGAIPNEELLAMEGRTED, from the coding sequence ATGGTCGTACGCGGGTTCCTGGGGCGGCAGCGTCGGGAGTACAAGGCGCCGGAGCCGCACCCGTCCGGCGCCCGCGCGCCGAAGCTCCCCGGCGAACTGGTCCCCGAGCACGTGGCGATCGTCATGGACGGCAACGGCCGCTGGGCCAAGGAGCGCGGCCTGCCGCGCACCGAGGGCCACAAGATCGGCGCCGAGCGCGTCCTGGACGTCCTCCAGGGCTCCATCGAGATCGGCGTCCGCAACATCTCCCTGTACGCCTTCTCCACCGAGAACTGGAAGCGCTCGCCCGACGAGGTCCGCTTCCTGATGAACTTCAACCGCGACTTCATCCGCAAGACCCGCGACCAGCTCGACGAACTGGGTGTCAGGGTCCGCTGGGTGGGCCGTATGCCCAAGCTGTGGAAGTCGGTGGCCAAGGAGCTCCAGGTCGCCCAGGAGCAGACCAAGGGCAACGACAAGCTGACGCTGTACTTCTGCATGAACTACGGCGGCCGTGCCGAGATCGCCGACGCGGCGCAGGCGCTCGCGGAGGATGTGAAGGCCGGGCGGCTCGACCCGTCGAAGGTCAACGAGAAGACCCTCGCCAAGTACCTCTACTACCCCGACATGCCGGACGTGGACCTGTTCCTGCGCCCGAGCGGCGAGCAGCGCACCTCCAACTACCTGCTGTGGCAGAGCGCGTACGCCGAGATGGTCTTCCAGGACGTTCTGTGGCCCGACTTCGACCGCCGTGACCTGTGGCGGGCATGCATCGAGTTCGCGTCCCGCGACCGCCGCTTCGGCGGAGCCATCCCGAACGAGGAACTGCTGGCCATGGAGGGCCGGACGGAGGACTGA
- a CDS encoding YcxB family protein encodes MAEAGGEHVELVYRATAGEYREALRVSERASALGRWGRGLLLLSGGLGLAVAAVPLLLGAAPDPKVLVMVAAAVLGLLVLPRLQARLLHRRAALLGTHRTVLDLWGVTAEHDRGTQRLARWSQVSRYAETPHTFVLLGDGTHATRFTMLPKSGLRTPADADRLRALLDRNNLTRL; translated from the coding sequence TTGGCCGAGGCCGGTGGGGAGCACGTCGAGCTGGTGTACCGGGCGACGGCCGGGGAGTACCGCGAGGCACTGAGGGTGTCGGAGCGGGCCTCGGCCCTCGGACGGTGGGGGCGGGGACTGCTGCTCCTCTCCGGCGGGCTGGGGCTGGCCGTGGCGGCGGTGCCCCTGCTGCTGGGCGCCGCGCCGGACCCCAAGGTCCTGGTGATGGTGGCCGCGGCGGTGCTCGGCCTGCTGGTGCTGCCGCGCCTCCAGGCCCGCCTGCTCCATCGCCGGGCGGCGCTGCTCGGCACCCACCGCACGGTCCTGGACCTGTGGGGCGTGACGGCCGAGCACGACCGGGGCACCCAACGCCTGGCCCGCTGGTCACAGGTGTCCCGCTACGCGGAGACCCCGCACACCTTCGTCCTGCTCGGCGACGGCACCCACGCCACCCGCTTCACGATGCTGCCGAAGAGCGGCCTGCGCACCCCCGCCGACGCCGACCGCCTCCGCGCCCTCCTCGACCGCAACAACCTGACCCGGCTGTAG
- a CDS encoding Fur family transcriptional regulator: MTTAGPVRGRSTRQRAAVAAALDEVDEFRSAQELHDMLKHKGDSVGLTTVYRTLQSLADAGEVDVLRTSDGESVYRRCSTGEHHHHLVCRVCGKAVEVEGPAVEKWADAIAAEHGFVNVAHTVEIFGTCAECATKTV, from the coding sequence GTGACGACCGCTGGACCCGTACGAGGTCGATCCACCAGACAGCGGGCGGCCGTGGCGGCGGCACTCGACGAGGTCGACGAGTTCCGCAGTGCGCAGGAACTCCACGACATGCTCAAGCACAAGGGCGACTCGGTGGGCCTGACCACCGTGTACCGCACCCTTCAGTCCCTCGCCGACGCGGGCGAGGTCGATGTCCTGCGCACGTCGGACGGCGAGTCGGTGTACCGCCGCTGCTCGACCGGCGAGCACCACCACCACCTCGTCTGCCGCGTCTGCGGCAAGGCCGTGGAGGTGGAGGGCCCGGCGGTCGAGAAGTGGGCGGACGCGATCGCGGCGGAACACGGCTTCGTGAACGTGGCCCACACGGTGGAGATCTTCGGCACCTGCGCGGAGTGCGCGACGAAGACCGTCTAG